The following are encoded together in the Bacillus cereus group sp. RP43 genome:
- the deoD gene encoding purine-nucleoside phosphorylase, with amino-acid sequence MSVHIEAKQGEIAESILLPGDPLRAKYIAETFLEDVTCYNNVRGMLGFTGTYKGKRVSVQGTGMGVPSISIYVNELIQSYGVKNLIRVGTCGAIQKDVKVRDVIIAMTACTDSNMNRLTFPGFDFAPAANFDLLKKAYDAGTEKGLHVRVGNVLTADVFYRESMDMVKKLGDYGVLAVEMETTALYTLAAKYGVNALSVLTVSDHIFTGEETTSEERQTTFNEMIEIALDAAIQQ; translated from the coding sequence ATGAGTGTACATATCGAAGCAAAACAAGGCGAAATCGCTGAATCTATTCTATTACCTGGTGATCCATTACGTGCAAAATATATTGCTGAAACATTTTTAGAGGACGTTACTTGCTATAACAACGTACGTGGCATGTTAGGTTTCACTGGAACTTATAAAGGAAAGCGTGTATCTGTTCAAGGTACAGGTATGGGTGTTCCTTCTATTTCTATTTATGTAAACGAATTAATTCAAAGCTACGGAGTGAAAAATTTAATTCGTGTTGGAACATGTGGTGCAATTCAAAAAGATGTTAAGGTACGTGACGTTATTATTGCGATGACGGCTTGTACAGACTCTAATATGAACCGCTTAACATTCCCAGGTTTTGATTTTGCTCCTGCTGCAAACTTTGATCTTTTAAAGAAAGCTTATGATGCTGGAACAGAAAAAGGATTACACGTTCGTGTTGGTAACGTATTAACAGCAGATGTATTTTATCGTGAGAGCATGGACATGGTTAAAAAACTTGGAGATTACGGTGTATTAGCAGTAGAGATGGAGACGACTGCTCTTTACACATTAGCAGCTAAATATGGTGTAAATGCATTATCTGTATTAACAGTAAGCGACCATATCTTCACTGGTGAAGAAACAACATCTGAAGAGCGTCAAACTACATTTAACGAAATGATTGAAATCGCTTTAGATGCAGCAATTCAGCAATAG
- a CDS encoding ATP-binding protein: MKNRSIVFKLFLLTSTLFTIIFLLFFLGQSLFLEKFYINKKVKTVQTAFEKFVDNYEKSDQGFEETRKLKQEFHDKTNAEIQFLDSKGIIQSDNNYYIDVINPKNNETYSIPLNNLLTPEEYKKFENLGLKKDGMINVVGLVQGNTITPLELTTNYNRWQNEHINSDFQSINGNPSKNRLTNRYKTATQIEFTGIVSKLQLPSKAEVRLANDFETLQAVQYFAEIIRNGTANSQQLNTYILDGGENIKNSIFVKPIMENGKITQYAFAIASLQPVNEAMLVLKDYYVYALIIVFLVIILLSFYYSKIIVKPLIKINRVTKKMANFDFSEKLPVAADDEIGGLSSSINTLSVNLKDRIDRLNVANTKLQQDIERERQLEKTRKEFISGVSHELKTPLSVIRSFAEGIQDGVSKDTTYYTNVILEETENMNRLIVEMLELAKLESGTYKLEMSTFSIGELIQQVYTKLLFSMEEKHLQVDIQADASLFVKANRSRIEQVVVNLLSNAIRYTPDGERIHVSVVETEDIVKIEIENTGNPIPEESLEKIWDRFYRLDASRSRHTGGTGLGLSIVKNILDLHRAEYGVYNTTNSVVFYFNLQKVKEVK, translated from the coding sequence GTGAAGAACAGAAGCATCGTCTTTAAACTATTTTTATTAACATCAACTTTATTTACAATCATATTTCTCCTTTTTTTCCTTGGACAATCTCTATTTTTAGAGAAGTTTTACATTAATAAAAAAGTAAAAACCGTTCAAACGGCTTTTGAAAAATTCGTAGATAATTACGAAAAAAGCGACCAAGGCTTTGAGGAAACTAGAAAATTAAAACAAGAATTTCATGATAAAACAAATGCCGAAATCCAATTTTTAGATTCTAAAGGAATTATTCAAAGTGACAACAATTACTACATTGATGTAATTAATCCTAAAAATAATGAAACATATTCCATTCCGCTCAATAATCTTTTAACGCCCGAAGAATATAAGAAATTCGAAAACTTAGGATTGAAAAAAGATGGCATGATAAACGTCGTCGGTTTGGTACAAGGGAACACAATAACGCCACTAGAATTGACAACAAATTATAATCGATGGCAAAACGAACATATCAATTCAGATTTTCAATCCATTAATGGCAATCCTTCTAAAAATAGACTTACAAACCGATACAAAACTGCGACTCAAATTGAGTTTACTGGTATTGTATCTAAGTTACAGCTTCCATCAAAAGCCGAGGTTCGTCTTGCAAATGATTTTGAAACATTACAAGCCGTTCAATATTTTGCAGAGATTATTAGAAATGGCACTGCTAACTCGCAGCAATTAAACACTTATATACTAGATGGCGGAGAGAATATAAAAAATAGTATCTTTGTAAAACCTATTATGGAAAACGGAAAAATTACACAATACGCTTTTGCGATAGCATCTTTGCAACCTGTTAATGAAGCGATGCTCGTTTTAAAGGATTATTATGTCTATGCCTTAATTATCGTGTTTCTCGTTATTATTTTGTTATCCTTCTACTACTCAAAAATCATTGTTAAACCATTAATTAAGATAAATCGCGTTACAAAAAAAATGGCCAACTTTGATTTTAGCGAGAAGTTACCTGTTGCAGCAGATGATGAAATTGGTGGATTATCAAGTAGTATTAATACACTCTCTGTAAATTTAAAAGATCGAATCGACCGATTAAATGTTGCCAATACAAAATTACAACAAGATATCGAACGCGAACGTCAATTGGAAAAAACGAGAAAAGAATTCATTTCTGGTGTATCTCATGAATTAAAAACACCACTTAGTGTTATTCGTAGCTTCGCTGAAGGTATTCAAGATGGCGTAAGTAAAGATACGACATATTATACAAATGTTATTTTAGAAGAAACAGAAAATATGAACAGGCTTATTGTTGAAATGTTAGAATTAGCAAAACTTGAATCTGGTACGTACAAACTAGAAATGTCGACATTCTCAATCGGTGAATTAATTCAACAAGTCTATACAAAATTATTATTTAGCATGGAAGAAAAACATTTACAAGTGGACATCCAGGCCGACGCTTCTCTATTTGTTAAAGCGAATCGTAGTCGTATTGAGCAAGTAGTTGTGAACTTACTTAGTAATGCAATTCGATACACTCCAGATGGAGAAAGAATACACGTCTCTGTTGTAGAAACGGAAGATATAGTGAAAATCGAAATTGAAAACACAGGCAATCCTATTCCAGAAGAAAGCCTTGAAAAAATTTGGGATCGCTTCTACCGTTTAGACGCTTCTCGTAGCCGTCATACTGGAGGTACCGGCCTTGGGCTATCTATTGTAAAAAACATTTTAGACTTACATCGCGCTGAATACGGCGTGTATAATACAACTAATAGTGTTGTATTTTATTTTAATTTACAAAAAGTGAAAGAAGTCAAATAA
- a CDS encoding tyrosine-type recombinase/integrase, producing the protein MKQAGQPIQNEKQLETIKNILLQSSKRDGLLFVLAVNSGLKVSEILQLKVSDVIDEDENVRHSILFYNEKVKKHKWFAVNEDLQHAIEDYMKERKTWKRNEPLLKSQKGTKSITRQHAWYILNKAAKEVGLEGISSHTLRKTWGYCAYKSGVDIAFLQHFFDHSTPSKTLKYIGIA; encoded by the coding sequence ATGAAACAAGCAGGACAACCTATTCAAAACGAAAAACAATTAGAAACTATCAAAAATATACTTTTACAATCTTCGAAACGTGATGGCTTATTATTCGTATTAGCTGTAAATTCTGGCTTAAAAGTAAGTGAAATCTTACAATTAAAAGTTAGTGATGTAATCGATGAAGACGAAAATGTTCGCCATTCCATTTTATTTTACAATGAAAAAGTAAAGAAACATAAATGGTTTGCTGTAAATGAAGACTTACAGCACGCAATCGAAGACTACATGAAAGAACGTAAAACTTGGAAACGTAATGAACCATTATTAAAGTCTCAAAAAGGAACAAAGTCTATTACGAGACAACATGCATGGTACATTTTAAACAAAGCTGCAAAAGAAGTTGGATTAGAAGGGATTAGCTCACATACACTTCGAAAAACTTGGGGCTATTGTGCATACAAATCAGGTGTTGATATCGCATTTTTACAACACTTCTTTGACCACAGTACTCCATCAAAAACTTTAAAGTATATCGGTATTGCTTAA
- a CDS encoding DUF3924 family protein: MNTLTIELPKETAEKLDLLKKSYEKKTGATISESTLVQTLISKEFIQAITPFDLQQFVNGKEQQ, from the coding sequence ATGAACACACTAACAATTGAATTACCGAAAGAAACGGCTGAAAAACTTGATTTATTAAAGAAATCTTATGAAAAGAAAACAGGTGCTACCATTTCTGAAAGCACTCTTGTTCAAACACTTATCTCAAAGGAATTTATCCAAGCGATAACTCCTTTTGATTTACAACAATTCGTCAATGGAAAAGAACAGCAGTAA
- a CDS encoding DUF72 domain-containing protein: protein MLFIGVTGWGDHDSLYSNPYENRNKLRTYSEQFPIVEVDSSFYAIQPARNYTKWAMETPKDFSFIVKAYQGMTGHMKGEIPFSTFDEMFDMYKQSILPLIEANKLKMILFQYPPWFDCKVKNVDLLRYTKEKMEGFPCAIEFRNQTWFYPEMRDKTLQFLEQEKWIHTICDEPQAGIGSVPLVLEATNSDMALIRFHGRNVHGWLDKGENWRAVRCLYRYNNNELKEWVKRLEQLKKKTKDIYVLFNNNSGGDAADNAKQLMEMANITYGEPKPEQLNLFE from the coding sequence TTGCTTTTTATTGGAGTGACGGGATGGGGAGATCATGATTCTTTATATAGTAATCCCTATGAAAATAGAAATAAATTGCGAACTTATAGTGAACAATTTCCCATTGTGGAAGTAGATAGTTCATTTTATGCGATACAACCTGCGCGGAATTATACAAAATGGGCGATGGAAACGCCGAAAGATTTTTCTTTTATAGTAAAAGCTTATCAAGGAATGACAGGACATATGAAAGGGGAAATCCCTTTTTCTACGTTCGATGAGATGTTTGATATGTATAAACAATCCATTCTTCCTTTAATAGAAGCGAATAAATTAAAAATGATTTTATTTCAATATCCACCATGGTTCGATTGTAAAGTGAAAAATGTAGATTTACTTCGATACACGAAAGAAAAAATGGAAGGTTTCCCATGTGCAATAGAATTTCGAAATCAAACATGGTTTTATCCAGAAATGAGAGATAAGACGTTACAATTTTTAGAACAAGAAAAATGGATTCATACAATTTGCGATGAGCCTCAGGCAGGAATAGGATCAGTACCGCTTGTATTAGAGGCAACAAACTCAGACATGGCGTTAATACGTTTTCATGGCCGGAATGTTCATGGATGGCTTGACAAAGGAGAAAATTGGAGAGCGGTTCGTTGTTTATATCGCTACAATAATAATGAGTTGAAAGAATGGGTAAAACGATTAGAGCAATTGAAAAAAAAGACTAAGGACATATACGTTTTGTTTAACAATAATTCGGGTGGGGATGCGGCAGACAATGCGAAACAGTTGATGGAAATGGCAAATATTACATATGGTGAGCCGAAACCAGAGCAGTTAAATTTATTTGAATAA
- a CDS encoding ATP-binding protein, protein MLQDDIILSHENRIKELENKVRLYEELVNQLPHHFTYKNPYIGLQIKKMRSSHSIQHIQQKDKEPTFQLTCDSLFLFEQLEKHFVHIFDAFSHHVTFIDNKGNITLCNQAAADDFVVIRNSIIGKPIQQLLNLPEEQIKAIETLKTGTEIYNEEVLDKNYGIVNNRIIRDYNGEIFRVISVFHYLNTERDAEKFSLAGRIAAGIAHEVRNPLTTVRGYLQFLQDSVSPSSKELFKSLLIPELDRANSIITKFLAISKTREFTREHFPINTFLREYIQQLLASEVFLHNISIDYDFSTELDGVLVNIDRHELVQVFLNLFQNAVDAQGEEPLSIQITSYRLDNFVRITFKDNGTGIPPAIQEYIFDPFFSTKDSGTGLGLSVTKKIIQNHNGTLKVSSDHSGTTFTISIPLLPKREN, encoded by the coding sequence ATGCTTCAAGACGATATTATTTTATCTCATGAAAATCGAATAAAAGAGTTGGAAAATAAAGTACGGTTATATGAAGAGCTTGTAAATCAATTACCACATCATTTTACATATAAAAATCCATATATTGGTTTACAAATAAAAAAAATGAGATCATCTCATTCTATTCAACACATACAACAAAAAGATAAAGAGCCTACCTTTCAGCTTACTTGCGATTCACTATTTTTATTTGAACAACTCGAAAAACATTTTGTTCATATTTTCGATGCATTTTCGCATCACGTCACTTTTATTGATAATAAAGGTAACATTACATTATGTAATCAAGCTGCAGCAGATGATTTTGTTGTAATACGAAATTCTATAATTGGGAAACCAATTCAACAATTATTAAACTTACCCGAAGAACAAATTAAAGCTATTGAAACGTTAAAAACGGGAACCGAAATATATAATGAAGAAGTGTTAGACAAAAACTATGGCATCGTAAACAACCGCATTATTCGTGATTATAATGGAGAGATTTTCCGGGTCATTAGTGTATTCCATTATTTAAATACAGAACGTGATGCCGAAAAGTTTTCCCTAGCTGGGCGAATTGCAGCTGGGATTGCACATGAAGTACGAAATCCTCTTACAACGGTACGTGGGTACTTGCAATTTCTACAAGATAGCGTTTCTCCATCCAGTAAAGAATTGTTTAAAAGTCTACTCATCCCTGAATTAGATCGTGCAAATAGTATTATTACAAAATTTTTAGCTATTTCAAAAACGCGTGAATTTACTAGAGAACATTTTCCAATCAATACATTTTTACGCGAGTATATTCAACAACTACTCGCTAGTGAAGTTTTTTTACACAACATTTCTATTGACTATGACTTTTCTACCGAATTAGATGGTGTACTCGTTAATATTGATCGTCATGAACTCGTGCAAGTTTTTTTAAATTTATTTCAAAATGCTGTCGATGCTCAAGGTGAAGAACCTCTTTCTATTCAAATTACTAGTTATCGCTTAGATAATTTTGTTCGTATTACTTTTAAAGATAATGGAACCGGCATTCCTCCAGCTATTCAAGAATATATATTTGATCCGTTTTTCTCTACAAAAGACTCAGGAACGGGACTGGGATTATCAGTAACGAAGAAAATTATTCAAAATCATAATGGCACATTAAAAGTTTCTAGTGATCACAGTGGGACAACTTTTACAATATCTATCCCATTGTTGCCCAAAAGAGAGAATTGA
- a CDS encoding Gly-Xaa-Xaa repeat protein, producing MNNNNKGKVFFGNDCCEVRACSFINISKSELKEFIKILQALGQNIKDIFQNPSQSNIDKLISTLDNLQKFLKCLDLSPAQEKIGTSIITNLLTILKTKPFSCGALYVELQSLLNFLLYIAKLFKVNCCTIDKLVKLIIEIQTILVKYGSGCLGGGATGATGATGATGPQGLRGATGATGATGPQGLRGATGATGATGPQGLRGATGATGPQGLRGATGATGATGPQGLRGVTGATGATGPQGLRGVTGATGATGPQGLRGATGATGATGPQGLRGVTGATGATGPQGLRGVTGATGATGPQGLRGATGATGATGSQGLRGATGATGATGPQGLRGATGATGPQGLRGVTGATGATGATGPQGLRGVTGATGATGPQGLRGATGATGPSGTPLPVTIAAIGNSNPQTISPGINIQFNQVFELNNITFNDTSDTLTVLETGVYDISFSASTTFPGSSPFGFGISFNSQPPTRNFSTNVIGSAVSFSTIVTLTAGTTISVQPTANTISIPNTGDTTATLSVFRIY from the coding sequence ATGAACAATAATAATAAAGGGAAAGTATTCTTCGGTAACGATTGTTGCGAAGTCCGGGCTTGTAGTTTTATTAACATCTCTAAATCTGAACTTAAAGAATTTATTAAAATCCTTCAAGCTCTTGGGCAAAATATTAAAGATATATTCCAAAATCCTTCTCAAAGTAATATTGATAAACTTATATCTACCCTAGATAATCTACAAAAATTCCTCAAATGTTTAGACTTATCACCTGCACAAGAAAAAATCGGAACTTCTATTATTACTAACCTACTAACTATTCTAAAAACAAAACCTTTCTCGTGCGGAGCATTATACGTTGAACTGCAAAGCCTGCTTAATTTTTTACTGTATATCGCTAAGTTATTTAAAGTTAATTGCTGTACTATCGACAAACTTGTTAAGCTGATTATAGAAATCCAAACCATTTTAGTTAAATATGGCTCTGGTTGCCTTGGTGGAGGTGCTACTGGTGCTACTGGTGCTACCGGCGCTACTGGACCTCAAGGACTTCGTGGTGCTACTGGTGCTACCGGCGCTACTGGACCTCAAGGACTTCGTGGTGCTACTGGTGCTACCGGCGCTACTGGACCTCAAGGACTTCGTGGTGCTACCGGCGCTACTGGGCCTCAAGGACTTCGTGGTGCTACTGGTGCTACCGGTGCTACTGGACCTCAAGGACTTCGTGGCGTTACTGGTGCTACCGGTGCTACTGGACCTCAAGGACTTCGTGGCGTTACTGGTGCTACCGGCGCTACTGGACCTCAAGGACTTCGTGGTGCTACTGGTGCTACCGGCGCTACTGGACCTCAAGGACTTCGTGGCGTTACTGGTGCTACCGGCGCTACTGGACCTCAAGGACTTCGTGGCGTTACTGGTGCTACCGGCGCTACTGGACCTCAAGGACTTCGTGGTGCTACTGGTGCTACCGGCGCTACTGGATCTCAAGGACTTCGTGGTGCTACTGGTGCTACCGGCGCTACTGGACCTCAAGGACTTCGTGGTGCTACCGGCGCTACTGGGCCTCAAGGACTTCGTGGCGTTACTGGTGCTACTGGTGCTACCGGTGCTACTGGACCTCAAGGACTTCGTGGCGTTACTGGTGCTACCGGCGCTACTGGACCTCAAGGACTTCGTGGTGCTACTGGTGCTACTGGACCATCGGGCACACCACTCCCTGTAACTATAGCAGCAATAGGCAACTCAAATCCTCAAACTATATCACCTGGAATAAATATCCAATTCAATCAAGTTTTTGAATTAAATAATATCACTTTTAATGACACTTCAGATACTTTAACTGTTTTAGAAACAGGAGTATACGATATTAGTTTCTCAGCATCTACAACCTTCCCGGGTTCTTCACCGTTTGGATTTGGTATTTCATTCAACAGTCAACCACCTACTCGTAATTTTTCAACTAACGTTATCGGTAGTGCGGTTTCTTTCTCCACAATTGTTACTTTAACAGCTGGTACAACAATCTCTGTACAACCTACAGCAAATACTATTTCCATCCCTAACACTGGTGACACAACGGCTACACTATCAGTCTTCCGAATTTACTAA